CGTCGAGGAAGCGCTGCGCTTTTTCGACAGCTTTCAACGCATTAAGCAGGGCCTGCAGGCCCTCTCCGACGTGGGCCTGGGCTACGTCCGGCTCGGCCAGCCGTCCAACACGCTGTCGGGTGGCGAGGCGCAGCGCGTCAAGCTGGCGGCAGAGCTGGCGCGGGGCGTGACGCACCCGGTCGCGCCGAACGGCCCGCCCAGCGCCTCCGCGACGCAGCGGGCCAAGCTCGAGAACCACACCCTCTATGTGCTCGATGAGCCGACGACGGGCCTGCACTTCGCCGATATTCAGACGCTGCTGGCGGTGCTGAACCGTCTGGTGGACATGGGCAACACGGTGCTCGTGATTGAGCACAATCTGGATGTGATCAAGACCGCTGACTGGATTATCGACCTCGGCCCCGAGGGCGGCGATGCCGGCGGTCAGATCGTGGCTGCCGGCCCGCCGGAAGCCGTGGCCGGTTGCGCGGGGAGCTACACGGGGCGGTACTTGCAGCCCAAGCTGCGCGCGTAGGGGCCGGCGCTCAGGGTGTGGCGATCGGCGCCACGGTGGGCGTGCACAGCCGTTCCCAGTCCTCGCGACGGAGCTTCACCGCCTCGCGGTGCGTGCCGGACTGCATGACCAGGTACTCGTCGCTCTTCAACTGCGGGTCCATGATCGTCCGCAGGCCGAAGAGCGCGCCCACCGGCGGCTCGGCCCCGAGCTCGCAGTCCGGAAACAGCCCCGCCATCTCCGTCTCGTTCGCCAGCCGCACTTCACGCTCGCGCAGCACTTCGGCCACGCGCCGCAGGTCCACGTGTTTGGGCGCGGCGATCGCGCACATGGCGAACCCCGTCGTCCCCTTCACGACCACGGGCTTGGCCACCATGTACCCTGAAACATGCTCGACATTCGCCAAGCCCTGCGACGTGTACGTCACCGGGTGCGTGTGCTTCTCGTAGCGCACGCCCCGCTCGTCCAGAAACGACTCCAATCTCATGTCGCATGCTCCTTTCGTCGCTGGACCAGCGCTGCACGCTGCAGCGTCGGATCGACGCCTGGAGATGTGCGGCCCGCCACAACACGGCTCCTGCGCTACGACCCGTGCTCGCCCGGACCGGCAGGCGCCAGTTTGTCCAGTTGTGAGTACACGTCGACATGCCCGTCCTGTCAATGAAAATCCGCCCCGGGAGCGCGTGCGCAGCATGGTCAACCCTGATAGTGGCACTGGTTACCCCCGCGGCGCGCAAAAAGAGCCCGGCACGCCGCACGGGGGTGCGACGTGCCGGGAGGTGCAACTGCTTCCGTTACGCGGTCGGCAGGCCGCCGGCGATACCGGCCGGCCCGACGCGATCC
The sequence above is drawn from the Phycisphaerae bacterium genome and encodes:
- a CDS encoding YbaK/EbsC family protein, whose translation is MRLESFLDERGVRYEKHTHPVTYTSQGLANVEHVSGYMVAKPVVVKGTTGFAMCAIAAPKHVDLRRVAEVLREREVRLANETEMAGLFPDCELGAEPPVGALFGLRTIMDPQLKSDEYLVMQSGTHREAVKLRREDWERLCTPTVAPIATP